From the genome of Pseudonocardia sp. EC080619-01:
GCAGCGCGACACCGGCCACATCGGACGCGTCGACGGGCACCGGTGATGCCGGTCCGGGGTAGTAAGTAACGGTGAGCCGTTCCGATCAGGCACCGGCGCCCTCCTACCGGGGAGCGAGTGCCCACTACCTGTCGCCGTCCCGCCGTGACCCGGTCAAGATCCTCTCCGAGGAGCCCGTCACCCGCCGGGTGATCGCCGCGGCACTGGCCGCCGTCGGAGCCGGCCCCGGCGACCCGGTCCGCGTGCTCGACGTCGGTTCCGGCACCGCGGACGGATGGTCGCTCCTGACCCGCGCGGCTCCGGACGCCCCGCCCCTGGTCACCGAGGACCGGCTGCACTACGTCGGGCTGGACGTCGATCCCGAGATGGTGGAGACGGCCCGCGCGGCGGTCACCGCGCCGTCCGCGTCGTTCGTACTGGGGGACGTTCGGGACGCGATCCCGGACGGGGCGTTCGACCTGTACCTGTCCTGCGGTGTCCCCTACTCGCACCTGACCCGTGCCGAGCTCGTCGCGGCCCTCGGCTCCGTGCTCACCGCGGTCGCGGCACGCGGCAGGCGGGCCGCCGTCGTCGTCGACGTGCTCGGGCGGTACTCCGTCGAGTGGCAGCCCCGGTGGGACGCCGAGCGCTGGGACTACGCGATGAGCTTCTTCGCCGGCGGCGGCGGGACGATCTCCGAGCCGATGACGTTCTACGGCCGCCCGCAGCTCGACGCCTGTGTGGACGAGGCGGCGGACGGCAGCGGCGTCCGGGTCGTGTCACGGACCGCCGTCGACCGCTCGGTGCTGGTCGGCAGGCACACCGCCACCGGGACCTTCCATCCGGAGGTGCCGCGGTTCCGGACCCTGGTGAACGACCTCGTCCGCGATCCCGGCCGGGTGCGCCCGGACGACCTGCGCTTCGTGCCCGCCCGGTCGGGTGCCCCGGCCGACGTGCTGGCCTGGCTGGACCGGTTCGCCGCCCGCTGGAACGCGGCGCTCGATCCGTTCACCGGTGCCGCCGGGATCGGCGACGCCGAGGGCGCCCGGCTCGCGCACACGCTGCTGGGGCTGGAGCGGGAGGCGGGGCCGGGGCTGGGCGTCGGCCACTCGCTCACGATGACGCTGGTGGCCGAACCGGCCTAGAGGATCACGCCGGCGGTCCGGCCCGGCCCGTCCGCCCGGTGTCGGTCAGCGGCGGGAACCGGCTCGGCTGCTCGCCGTGCTCGAACATCTCGGCCGCCGGGCCGACGATCAGCGGGTCCGGCGGCGCGGCCACCCCGGCGTCCTTGCCCGGGTAGTCGAACAGGCCCAGGACGTGGCGCATCGCCTCCAGCCGGGCCCGCTTCTTGTCGTTGCTCTTGATCACCGTCCAGGGGGCGTCCTTGGTGTCGGTGTAGAAGAACATCGCCTCCTTGGCCTCGGTGTAGGCCTCCCACTTGTCCAGCGACGCCAGGTCCATGGGGGAGAGCTTCCACTGCCGGACGGGGTCGACCTGGCGGATCAGGAAGCGGGTGCGCTGCTCCTCGCGCGACACCGAGAACCACAGCTTGACCAGGTGGATCCCGGAACGCACCAGCATCCGCTCCAGCTCCGGGGTCGCCCGCAGGAACTCCATGTAGGACCGGGCGTCGGTGAAGCCCATGACCCGCTCGACGCCCGCGCGGTTGTACCAGGAGCGGTCGAACAGCACGATCTCGCCGGCCGCGGGCAGGTGTGCGACGTAGCGCTGGAAGTACCACTGCCCGGCCTCGCGCTCGGTCGGCTTCTCGAGGGCGACGACGCGGGCACCCCGCGGGTTCAGGTGTTCGGTGAACCGCTTGATCGTCCCGCCCTTGCCGGCGGCGTCGCGCCCCTCGAACAGGACGACGACCCGGCTGCCGGTGTCCTTCACCCAGTTCTGCAGCTTCAGCAGCTCGATCTGCAGCAGCCGCTTCTGGCGCTCGTAGTCGGCGCGGGTGAGCCGGTCGTCGTAGGGGTAGCCCTGCCGCCAGGTGTCGACCGGCCTCCCCTCCGGCCCGACGAGCGTCGGGTCGTCGTCGTCCGAGTCGTCGACCCGGAAGCGGTCCCGGTCGACCGCGGCGGGGTGCGGCAGCTCGGTGCCGGGGCTGTCGGGACGGGGGTCGGGGGTCTCCTCCACGAGGTGCCACGCTGCGCGGTGCGGGTGTCCGCCCGGCGACCGCCCGGTGACATCCGAATGATCACCGGGCAGCGGGACGGGTCAGCCGCCGAGGACCCGGTCGATGTCGTCGAGCACCCGCTGCCCGCCGAGCGGACCGACGCCGGTGATCCAGAACGACTGGTCCACCGTGTGCAGCCGCGGGAACGCGCTGTCCCGGACGGCCGTGACCGCGGGCGGGACCGCGTCCGGCGACGACGGGTCGGCCGCCGTCAGGAAGACCTCGTCGGCGCGCGCCTCCTGGACGAGCTCGGGGGAGAGGTCCACCGAGATCGAGTCCTCCCAGTCGCGCGGCGGGAGGGTGAAGCCGGCGCACTCGAGCGTGCTGCCCGCGAACGAGGTGGGGCCGTACAGGGTGAGCAGGCCGTCCCGCGGCCGGATCAGCTGGGCGGTCCGGCCCTGCGTGCCGTGCGTGCCGGCGACCTCCGCGCACCGGGTCGCGTAGTCCTCCAGGAGCTGCTCGGTCTGCTCCTCCCGGCCGAGCGCGCGCCCGGCGAAGCGGACGTTGTCCTGCCACGGGTCCGCCTGCGACGCGAGGAACGCGGTGGGGGCGATCGCCGAGAGCTGGTCGTACAGGTCGGCGTGCCGGGACTCGGTGCCGAGGACGAGATCGGGCTGCAGCGCCGCGATCCGCTCCAGGTCGGGTGCGGCGACGGTCCCGACCACCGTGATCCCCCGGGCCGGTTCGCCCAGGTAGGACGGGACGCCCGTGGCCTCGGACAGCACCGCGGCACCGGCCGGGACCGCGCCGAGCGCGACGGCGGTGTCGAGCAGCACCGGTTCGAGGACGACGATCCGCTGCGGGTCGGCGGGGACGGCCGTCTCCCCCCCGGGCGTGCGCGACGGTCCGTCCGGCGTCGCCGGTGGCGGCGCCGTCCGATCCCGCGCAGGCGGTGACGAGCAGGCAGAGCAGGGCGGCCAGCGCCGGCAGCGCGGCCCGGGGAGCGGGCACGGTCGATCTCCTTCGGGGACCGTCGAGGGCCGGTCCGGCGGTTCGGGGCCGCCGGAGGCCCCGGGGTGAGGTGAGCCTAGCCTCGGTCATGCGGCGGAGTGTCCCGTCGTGACCGAAATCGTTCGCCGGGATCGCCGCGACCGTCCACGATGTCCGGCGATGACCTTCGAGGACGACGGCTACGTCCACCTGCCGGGCGCGTTCCCCCGGGAGCTCGCGGCCCGCTGCCGCGCGCTGCTGGCTGACGAGCTGCGGCAGCGGGGCACCGACCTCGACGAGCCCGCGACCTGGACCGCGCCCGTCGTCCGGGTCGAGTCGATGTCCGCGCCCGAGTTCACCGCGTCGGCAGGCACCCCGGCCCTGCGTGCCGCCTGCGACGTGCTGGTCGGCGCCGGGCGCTGGCGGCCCCGCCTCGGGATGGGCACCTTCCCGATCCGGTTCCCGCACGCCGGGGACCCGGGCGACGACGGCTGGCACGTCGAGGCGTCGTTCGCCGGGCCGGACGGCGGTCCGCGGCTGTCGGTCCGGTCCCGTGGCCGGGCGTTGCTGATGCTGTTCCTCTACTCCGACGTCGGCCCTGACGATGCGCCGACCCTCCTGCGCGCCGGGTCGCACCTCGACGTCGTCCCGCTGCTCGCGCCGTACGGCGACGACGGCGCCGGCTGGGCGGAGCTGTGCGCCGCCGCCGTCCCGGCCTCCGCACACCGTCCCGAGGTCGCCGCGACCGGCCGGGCCGGCGACGTCTACCTCGTGCACCCGTTCGTCGTGCACCGGGCGCAGCGCCCGGGACCGGGGATGCGCGGGCCGCGGATCATCGCGCAGCCGCCGCTGGAGCCGGCGACCGAGCCCGCGTTCGACCTCGACGACGGCCGGGCGCCGGTGGAGCGGGCCGTCAGAGCTGCACTCCGCGGGTGAGGGCACCGTCGACGACCAGGTTCGTCCCGCTGATCCGGCTCGCCAGCGGGCTGACCAGGGAGACGACCGCGTAGGCGGTCTCCTCCGGCGTCCCCATCCGGCCGGTCGGGTTCAGGCCCATCGCGTGCGCGAAGAGGTCGGGGTTGCCCTGCTCGACGTTCTGCCACACCCCGCCGGGGAAGTAGACGTTGCCGGGGGAGACGGCGTTCGCGCGGATCCCCGTCGCGGCGAGGTCGAACGCGAGCCCGGACACGTAGTGCACGAGCGCCGCCTTCATGACGCCGTACGAGCCGTCCGCGAAGTCGACCTCGCGGCCCGACACCGACGACACCGCGGTGATCGACGCGGCGTCGCTGCGCTGCAGGTGCGGCAGCGCGGCCTCGACCAGGCGGACGGTGTGCAGCAGGTCCACCTCGAAGCTCGACCGCCAGTTCTCCTCGCCCGGCCCGATGGCCAGCGCGCTGACGTTCGCGACGACGGCGTCGAGCGCACCGAACCGCTCGGCGCTCGCGGCCACCCAGCCCGCCAGCGCGTCCCCGTCGGCGACGTCGACGGCCGTCCCGGCCACGTCCGCGCCCCCGGCCCGCAGCTCGTCCTCCGCGACCCGCACGCCGTCGGCGTCGCGGGCGCAGAACGCGACCCGGGCCCCCTCGGCCGCGAGCAGCTCGACCACCGCGCGGCCGATGCCGCGCGACCCTCCGGTGACCAGCACGACGCGGTCGCCCAGCAACATGTCCATGACGGATCTCCTCTACAGGGACCGGGCCTGCTCGCGCAGGTGGCGGTGCACGCCGTTGTAGGCGGCGGCGTCCGGCAGCAGCGCTTTGGCGATCTTGGTGACGGCGCTGTAGTTGGTGTCGACGACGTTGGCCAGCGGCGACTCCGCGGCCTGGGTGAGCAGCTGGTAGGCGTCCAGCCGGTCCAGCCCGTAGAGCTCGCCGAGCCAGGCGATCATGCCGACCTGGGACGCCCGCCAGGCGTCCTCCAGCGGCCGGGACGACCCGACGACGACGTAGTGCGTGTCCGTCTCGATCCGCGGCCACGCCGGAGCCGGCGCACCCTTGACGAGCTCCACGAGCAGGACGACGTCCATGGCGCCCTCGACGGCCGTCCCGCAGCTCTCGCCCTCACCCTGCCGGTAGTGGCCGTCGCCGACGGAGAACAGCGCGCCCTCGACGTTGACCCGCAGGAAGCACGTCGCACCGGCCCGCATCTCCGGGGTGTCCATGTTGCCGCCGAACACGTCCGGCACCAGCGAGCTGCGCACCTCACGGGCCGGTGGCGCGACGCCGACGGTGCCCAGCATCGGGTTGCACGGCAGGTCGAGCTGCAGGTCGGCGCTCGTCGCCTCGAACCGCACGGTGCCGGCGTCCCGGTCGAGCTGGTAGATCCAGACCCGCTCCGGCAACGGTTCGTGCAGCAGCGCGGTCCGCTCGGTGACCGACAGCGCGCCGAAGAACGGGATCGTCGTCGACGCGCCCCAGTCCCGGGCCGGGGTCAGCTCGACGATGTGGAGCGCGAGGGTGTCGCCCGGCTCGGCGCCCTCGACGAAGAACGGCCCGGTCTGCGGGTTCACCTCGGCCATGTCGAGGACGTCGGTCGGCCGGTCCGTGGTGGAGGTGATGCGCCCGGAGAACGCGTCCTCGGTCCAGAGCCGCAGGCAGGTGCCGGGCGCGATGCGGTGGGTGGGCGGGGCGCCGCCGAACGTCCAGGCGAACTCGTGCCGTTCGGGGCGGTACTCGACGACCTGCATCATCCGATCCTGGCGTGCCGGGTGTG
Proteins encoded in this window:
- the ppk2 gene encoding polyphosphate kinase 2, with product MEETPDPRPDSPGTELPHPAAVDRDRFRVDDSDDDDPTLVGPEGRPVDTWRQGYPYDDRLTRADYERQKRLLQIELLKLQNWVKDTGSRVVVLFEGRDAAGKGGTIKRFTEHLNPRGARVVALEKPTEREAGQWYFQRYVAHLPAAGEIVLFDRSWYNRAGVERVMGFTDARSYMEFLRATPELERMLVRSGIHLVKLWFSVSREEQRTRFLIRQVDPVRQWKLSPMDLASLDKWEAYTEAKEAMFFYTDTKDAPWTVIKSNDKKRARLEAMRHVLGLFDYPGKDAGVAAPPDPLIVGPAAEMFEHGEQPSRFPPLTDTGRTGRAGPPA
- a CDS encoding phytanoyl-CoA dioxygenase family protein is translated as MTFEDDGYVHLPGAFPRELAARCRALLADELRQRGTDLDEPATWTAPVVRVESMSAPEFTASAGTPALRAACDVLVGAGRWRPRLGMGTFPIRFPHAGDPGDDGWHVEASFAGPDGGPRLSVRSRGRALLMLFLYSDVGPDDAPTLLRAGSHLDVVPLLAPYGDDGAGWAELCAAAVPASAHRPEVAATGRAGDVYLVHPFVVHRAQRPGPGMRGPRIIAQPPLEPATEPAFDLDDGRAPVERAVRAALRG
- a CDS encoding class I SAM-dependent methyltransferase produces the protein MSRSDQAPAPSYRGASAHYLSPSRRDPVKILSEEPVTRRVIAAALAAVGAGPGDPVRVLDVGSGTADGWSLLTRAAPDAPPLVTEDRLHYVGLDVDPEMVETARAAVTAPSASFVLGDVRDAIPDGAFDLYLSCGVPYSHLTRAELVAALGSVLTAVAARGRRAAVVVDVLGRYSVEWQPRWDAERWDYAMSFFAGGGGTISEPMTFYGRPQLDACVDEAADGSGVRVVSRTAVDRSVLVGRHTATGTFHPEVPRFRTLVNDLVRDPGRVRPDDLRFVPARSGAPADVLAWLDRFAARWNAALDPFTGAAGIGDAEGARLAHTLLGLEREAGPGLGVGHSLTMTLVAEPA
- a CDS encoding acetamidase/formamidase family protein; translated protein: MQVVEYRPERHEFAWTFGGAPPTHRIAPGTCLRLWTEDAFSGRITSTTDRPTDVLDMAEVNPQTGPFFVEGAEPGDTLALHIVELTPARDWGASTTIPFFGALSVTERTALLHEPLPERVWIYQLDRDAGTVRFEATSADLQLDLPCNPMLGTVGVAPPAREVRSSLVPDVFGGNMDTPEMRAGATCFLRVNVEGALFSVGDGHYRQGEGESCGTAVEGAMDVVLLVELVKGAPAPAWPRIETDTHYVVVGSSRPLEDAWRASQVGMIAWLGELYGLDRLDAYQLLTQAAESPLANVVDTNYSAVTKIAKALLPDAAAYNGVHRHLREQARSL
- a CDS encoding iron-siderophore ABC transporter substrate-binding protein; the protein is MLLDTAVALGAVPAGAAVLSEATGVPSYLGEPARGITVVGTVAAPDLERIAALQPDLVLGTESRHADLYDQLSAIAPTAFLASQADPWQDNVRFAGRALGREEQTEQLLEDYATRCAEVAGTHGTQGRTAQLIRPRDGLLTLYGPTSFAGSTLECAGFTLPPRDWEDSISVDLSPELVQEARADEVFLTAADPSSPDAVPPAVTAVRDSAFPRLHTVDQSFWITGVGPLGGQRVLDDIDRVLGG
- a CDS encoding SDR family NAD(P)-dependent oxidoreductase, producing the protein MDMLLGDRVVLVTGGSRGIGRAVVELLAAEGARVAFCARDADGVRVAEDELRAGGADVAGTAVDVADGDALAGWVAASAERFGALDAVVANVSALAIGPGEENWRSSFEVDLLHTVRLVEAALPHLQRSDAASITAVSSVSGREVDFADGSYGVMKAALVHYVSGLAFDLAATGIRANAVSPGNVYFPGGVWQNVEQGNPDLFAHAMGLNPTGRMGTPEETAYAVVSLVSPLASRISGTNLVVDGALTRGVQL